The following proteins are co-located in the Paenibacillus sp. FSL H8-0079 genome:
- a CDS encoding sugar phosphate isomerase/epimerase — protein sequence MKLGILAHTFGKQPTAQLAQTIADNGFNSVQLALAKALSDVDSSNGKLSPGLANEIGDQFAQRGVKIAVLGCYINPIDPDPVTRRADIDRFKEHLRYARDFGCSMVATETGGLDTYQDTHPDGYEEKAWSVLKETVEELAEEAEKWGVHAAIEPVSTHTLHTHEHMTRLFKEVPSSNLGMLFDPCNLIKQPHAADQGAFLREVMESLYQRMIVIHAKDVAFDAQGEKFNPVPGAGILDYPLFFELLKTYKPHIDISLEGVTAEEAVPAAKHLREVWSAVRV from the coding sequence ATGAAACTTGGTATTCTGGCACATACATTTGGCAAGCAGCCTACAGCACAGCTTGCGCAGACGATTGCCGATAACGGATTTAATTCCGTACAACTGGCGCTTGCCAAAGCATTATCCGATGTGGACTCATCGAATGGCAAACTGAGCCCGGGGCTGGCGAATGAGATTGGAGATCAATTTGCACAGCGCGGGGTGAAGATTGCGGTACTGGGCTGTTATATTAATCCGATTGACCCTGATCCGGTAACAAGGCGTGCGGACATTGATCGATTCAAGGAGCATCTGCGTTATGCCCGGGATTTTGGTTGCAGCATGGTGGCAACGGAGACCGGGGGCTTGGACACCTATCAGGATACACATCCGGATGGATATGAAGAGAAGGCATGGAGTGTGCTGAAAGAAACGGTTGAGGAGTTGGCTGAGGAAGCGGAGAAGTGGGGTGTGCATGCGGCGATTGAGCCTGTATCTACCCATACCCTTCATACCCATGAACATATGACACGGTTGTTTAAAGAGGTTCCTTCATCCAATCTGGGAATGCTATTCGACCCGTGCAATCTGATCAAACAACCACATGCAGCAGATCAAGGGGCTTTCTTGCGCGAGGTGATGGAATCGCTGTATCAGCGCATGATTGTGATCCATGCCAAAGATGTAGCCTTTGATGCACAGGGAGAGAAGTTCAATCCGGTACCTGGGGCAGGCATACTGGATTACCCGTTATTTTTTGAATTGCTAAAAACGTATAAGCCACATATTGATATTTCACTTGAAGGCGTAACTGCGGAGGAAGCTGTGCCTGCGGCCAAACATTTGCGTGAAGTATGGAGTGCAGTTCGAGTTTAA
- the kduD gene encoding 2-dehydro-3-deoxy-D-gluconate 5-dehydrogenase KduD produces MNPFDLSGQVALVTGTSGGLGQGMAIGLAEAGADVVLVSYSKPAETAIAIEALGRKAYVIEADLSREDKLSAVFEQALAFQGRIDILVNNAGIIRRTPAADHAGQDWHDVIGLNLNTVFFLSQLAGRHMIERGSGKIINIASMLSYQGGINVPGYTASKHGVAGLTKALANEWAGKGIQINGIAPGYMETDNTTQIRADENRYRDITARIPAGRWGTPEDLKGPVVFLASAASDYLNGHVLNVDGGWMAR; encoded by the coding sequence ATGAACCCATTTGATTTAAGCGGACAAGTTGCACTAGTTACAGGTACCTCAGGTGGACTGGGACAAGGGATGGCCATTGGTCTGGCAGAAGCAGGTGCTGATGTGGTGCTGGTCTCCTATTCCAAGCCTGCGGAAACGGCAATTGCGATTGAAGCCCTTGGGCGCAAAGCCTATGTGATTGAAGCGGATTTAAGTCGTGAAGATAAGTTGTCGGCTGTGTTCGAGCAGGCGCTTGCGTTCCAGGGCAGAATTGACATTCTCGTTAACAATGCGGGAATCATTCGCCGCACACCTGCGGCTGATCATGCAGGACAGGACTGGCACGATGTGATTGGCCTGAACCTGAACACTGTATTTTTCCTAAGCCAATTGGCTGGCAGACATATGATTGAACGCGGAAGCGGCAAAATCATTAATATTGCATCCATGTTGTCCTATCAAGGCGGGATCAATGTGCCGGGTTATACGGCAAGTAAACACGGCGTTGCTGGTTTAACCAAAGCGCTCGCTAATGAGTGGGCAGGCAAGGGTATTCAGATTAACGGTATCGCACCTGGTTACATGGAAACGGATAATACAACCCAGATTCGTGCAGATGAGAATCGTTACCGGGATATCACAGCCCGCATTCCTGCTGGACGTTGGGGTACTCCTGAAGATCTGAAAGGACCGGTTGTCTTCCTGGCATCTGCCGCTTCGGATTATCTGAATGGTCATGTGCTGAATGTCGATGGCGGCTGGATGGCACGTTAA
- a CDS encoding DeoR/GlpR family DNA-binding transcription regulator, with product MNPLKRHEKIMEALLERQEVTVSDLSELLQVTGKTVREDLDKLESMGLLVRVHGGAMLAQNDQYGILNSRGVTEKHHPEKTEIAERALAYIRPGDIVALDGGSTTLEMAKRLDNQPITVVTNDLFIIAELTKKEQVRLVVPGGARVRNMLVGDDTAAFISSLNIHKAFISTTALHPEFGLSIYTGDLVPLKKAMISASQQVYGVVDHYKFGQFALRTFAQCSELDYIISDSRLDEETAALYEQSGVTVDYQS from the coding sequence ATGAATCCATTGAAAAGACATGAAAAGATTATGGAGGCTCTGCTGGAGCGCCAGGAAGTAACCGTCAGTGATCTAAGTGAGCTGTTGCAGGTGACGGGGAAGACTGTACGAGAGGATCTCGACAAGTTGGAGAGCATGGGGCTGCTCGTACGTGTCCATGGAGGAGCTATGCTGGCTCAGAATGACCAGTATGGCATCTTGAATAGCCGTGGAGTTACAGAGAAGCACCATCCAGAGAAGACGGAGATTGCTGAACGTGCCCTTGCTTACATTCGACCTGGAGATATCGTTGCTCTCGATGGTGGCAGCACCACGCTGGAGATGGCCAAACGTCTCGACAATCAGCCTATTACGGTAGTCACTAATGATCTATTCATCATTGCGGAGCTAACCAAGAAGGAGCAGGTGCGGCTGGTTGTGCCTGGCGGGGCTCGTGTACGGAATATGTTGGTTGGGGATGACACGGCTGCGTTTATATCCAGTCTTAACATTCATAAAGCCTTTATATCCACGACAGCCCTTCATCCGGAATTTGGGCTATCGATCTACACGGGAGATCTGGTTCCTTTGAAAAAAGCAATGATATCCGCCTCGCAGCAGGTATACGGCGTTGTGGATCATTATAAATTCGGACAATTTGCACTGCGAACTTTTGCTCAGTGTTCGGAACTGGACTACATCATCAGTGACAGTCGTCTGGATGAAGAGACGGCTGCCTTGTACGAGCAGAGCGGTGTCACAGTGGATTATCAAAGTTAA
- the kduI gene encoding 5-dehydro-4-deoxy-D-glucuronate isomerase, which translates to MENRYAAHPNEVKTYDTSRLREEFLMEQLFATDELVTVYSHVDRYIVGTAVPESKDITLEVNLKDIGTNFFLERREIGIINVGGHGTVTADGQGYEIGAKECLYIGRGVKEVVFTSSDKAQPAQFYFVSTPAHHTYPTVKATQEQAQPNHLGSIETSNERTIYRYIHQGEGGIQSCQLVMGITELDKGNMWNTMPAHTHNRRSEVYLYWNLPEDGVVFHMMGEPNETRHLVVRDRQAIISPSWSIHSGVGTSNYTFCWAMAGENQTFEDMDGVAMKDLK; encoded by the coding sequence ATGGAAAATCGTTATGCTGCACACCCCAATGAAGTGAAAACGTATGATACATCTCGCCTACGTGAGGAATTTTTGATGGAGCAACTGTTCGCAACTGATGAATTGGTAACGGTATATTCTCATGTGGATCGTTATATTGTGGGAACGGCTGTACCTGAGAGCAAGGATATTACCCTTGAGGTGAACCTGAAGGATATCGGAACGAACTTTTTCCTGGAGCGTCGTGAAATCGGTATCATTAATGTAGGTGGTCATGGAACAGTAACAGCGGATGGACAAGGCTATGAGATTGGGGCAAAGGAATGTCTCTACATCGGTAGAGGTGTGAAGGAAGTTGTGTTCACGAGCAGTGACAAGGCTCAACCTGCCCAATTCTATTTTGTATCCACACCAGCTCACCACACCTATCCAACGGTAAAAGCAACACAAGAACAAGCTCAGCCGAATCATCTGGGCAGCATCGAAACGTCCAATGAGCGTACGATCTATCGATATATTCACCAAGGCGAGGGTGGAATCCAGAGCTGTCAGTTGGTAATGGGCATTACCGAACTCGACAAGGGCAACATGTGGAATACCATGCCTGCACATACCCATAATCGCCGTTCCGAAGTATACTTGTACTGGAATCTGCCTGAAGACGGCGTTGTGTTCCACATGATGGGCGAACCGAACGAAACACGCCATCTGGTTGTACGCGATCGTCAGGCAATCATCTCGCCAAGCTGGTCCATTCACAGTGGTGTGGGTACAAGCAATTACACCTTCTGTTGGGCGATGGCTGGTGAGAACCAGACGTTCGAAGATATGGACGGCGTAGCGATGAAAGACCTGAAATAA
- the cyoD gene encoding cytochrome o ubiquinol oxidase subunit IV, with protein MSGHNSHDSHGHEQHGSLKSYVIGFILSVVLTIIPLVVVLNGMMERTGTLIVVLGTAALQFVVQLFFFMHIRETEKPRWNVMALIFGLLIMMTIVIGSIWIMLNNAVAH; from the coding sequence ATGTCAGGGCACAACTCACATGATTCCCACGGTCATGAGCAACATGGTTCACTGAAGTCTTATGTCATCGGCTTCATTCTGTCCGTCGTTCTGACAATCATTCCACTTGTGGTGGTTCTCAACGGTATGATGGAAAGAACAGGAACACTCATTGTTGTTCTTGGTACAGCAGCACTTCAATTCGTGGTTCAACTCTTCTTCTTCATGCATATTCGTGAAACAGAGAAACCACGCTGGAATGTTATGGCTCTTATCTTCGGTTTGCTGATCATGATGACTATCGTGATTGGTTCGATCTGGATCATGCTTAACAACGCTGTTGCACATTAA
- the cyoC gene encoding cytochrome o ubiquinol oxidase subunit III has protein sequence MAQAAAKHGENHAHGHDHGHHDPQEMKILGFWFFLISDVILFSVLFATFIVLRDNTAGGPILSELIKMPGVIAETFILLTSSFTSGLAVLAMNQGKVKQLISWLAVTAVLGASFIALEVYEFIELIHEGFSFTTSAASGAFFTLVGTHGLHVSLGLIWMIGLMFQLKKRGITDVTRGKINVISLYWHFLDVVWIFLLSIVYLMGVM, from the coding sequence ATGGCTCAAGCAGCCGCTAAGCACGGTGAGAATCATGCACATGGTCACGACCATGGACATCATGATCCACAGGAAATGAAAATTCTCGGATTCTGGTTCTTCCTGATTTCCGACGTTATCCTGTTCTCCGTATTGTTCGCAACCTTCATTGTGTTGCGTGATAATACGGCGGGCGGACCGATTTTGTCTGAATTGATCAAAATGCCTGGCGTTATCGCCGAGACATTTATCTTGCTCACAAGTTCATTTACGAGCGGCCTTGCCGTTCTGGCAATGAACCAGGGTAAAGTAAAACAATTAATCAGTTGGTTGGCTGTTACAGCCGTTCTGGGTGCAAGCTTTATCGCACTGGAAGTATATGAGTTTATTGAGTTGATTCATGAAGGGTTTAGCTTCACAACGAGTGCTGCTTCTGGCGCATTCTTCACCCTTGTGGGTACTCACGGACTTCACGTATCGCTTGGTCTGATCTGGATGATTGGACTCATGTTCCAACTGAAAAAACGTGGTATTACTGATGTTACTCGCGGTAAAATCAACGTTATCAGCTTGTACTGGCACTTCTTGGACGTCGTATGGATTTTCCTCCTGTCGATCGTCTATCTCATGGGGGTGATGTAG
- a CDS encoding cbb3-type cytochrome c oxidase subunit I produces the protein MLEGLKEFASEFFVTGDPLIYGAMVSIGITMIAIVAVLTYFKKWGWLWRNWLTTVDHKKIGIMYIIASIIMLFRGGVDALMMRLQLAMPNNEFLNPEHYNQVFTTHGTIMILFMAMPFMFGLFNVIVPLQIGARDVAFPFLNSLSFWLFFLGAMLFNLSFVIGGSPDAGWLSYPPLSELSHSPGVGQNFYIWGIQISGIGSLATGINFLVTIIKMRAPGMRWMKLPMFTWSVFSTCIIILFAFPILTVTLALLFLDRFAGAHFFTLDLGGNPMMYINLIWMWGHPEVYIVVLPAFGVFSEIVSTFSRKKLFGYKSMVFAMLIISFLSFFTWAHHFFTMGSGADVNAFFAVTTMLIAIPTGVKIFNWLFTMYRGRIRMATPMMWTLAFIPCFIVGGMTGVLLSVAPADFQFHNSYFLIAHFHQVLIGGVVFGYFAGLYYWWPKMFGFQLPEKLGKWAFWTWNIGFYVCFMPQYAVGLMGMTRRLSTYGWDTGWWELNFVSTIGAFLMGVGFLFQVAQIADGIRKYKTLKASADPWDGRTLEWSIPSPAPEYNFAITPRGDDIDEWWEEKERRAKGIYPPEQPLEPIHMPKNSAIPFIMSSFWFVAGFGFVFGWLWMAILGLAGVGICMIARSFSYDTDYYIPVDEIKRTEASLRGSV, from the coding sequence ATGTTAGAGGGACTTAAAGAGTTTGCATCGGAGTTTTTCGTAACCGGCGATCCGCTCATTTATGGTGCGATGGTTTCCATCGGGATTACAATGATTGCGATCGTGGCGGTGCTAACTTATTTCAAAAAATGGGGCTGGCTCTGGCGTAACTGGTTAACGACTGTCGATCACAAGAAGATCGGTATCATGTATATCATCGCTTCCATTATCATGTTGTTCCGTGGTGGTGTGGATGCGCTAATGATGCGCCTTCAGCTGGCTATGCCTAACAATGAATTTCTAAATCCTGAACACTATAATCAGGTCTTCACAACTCACGGTACGATCATGATCTTGTTCATGGCGATGCCATTTATGTTTGGTCTATTTAACGTTATCGTACCACTACAGATCGGAGCAAGAGACGTTGCGTTCCCGTTCCTGAATTCACTCAGCTTCTGGCTGTTCTTCTTGGGCGCAATGCTGTTTAACCTGTCTTTCGTTATCGGTGGTTCACCGGATGCAGGATGGCTGAGTTATCCGCCTCTATCGGAGCTGTCACACAGTCCGGGGGTAGGACAGAACTTCTATATATGGGGTATACAGATATCAGGTATCGGTTCCCTAGCTACGGGTATCAACTTCCTGGTTACCATCATTAAAATGCGTGCGCCAGGCATGAGATGGATGAAATTGCCGATGTTCACATGGTCGGTATTCTCCACTTGTATTATCATCTTGTTTGCTTTCCCAATCTTGACCGTGACACTTGCATTGCTATTCCTCGACAGGTTTGCCGGGGCGCATTTCTTCACACTTGATTTGGGCGGTAACCCAATGATGTATATCAACTTGATCTGGATGTGGGGTCACCCTGAGGTATACATTGTCGTCTTGCCGGCATTCGGTGTGTTCTCCGAGATTGTAAGTACCTTCTCTCGGAAAAAACTGTTTGGTTACAAGTCGATGGTATTTGCAATGTTAATCATCAGCTTCCTGTCCTTCTTCACATGGGCGCATCACTTCTTTACGATGGGTTCCGGAGCGGACGTGAATGCATTCTTCGCCGTTACCACGATGTTGATTGCTATTCCAACAGGAGTTAAGATATTTAACTGGCTGTTTACCATGTATCGAGGAAGGATACGCATGGCGACTCCGATGATGTGGACACTTGCCTTTATCCCGTGCTTTATTGTTGGGGGTATGACAGGCGTTCTGTTATCCGTTGCTCCTGCTGACTTCCAGTTCCATAACAGTTACTTCCTGATTGCCCACTTCCACCAAGTATTGATCGGTGGTGTAGTATTCGGATACTTCGCAGGTCTGTACTACTGGTGGCCTAAAATGTTCGGTTTCCAACTTCCAGAGAAACTGGGCAAATGGGCATTCTGGACTTGGAATATTGGTTTCTATGTCTGCTTCATGCCGCAGTACGCTGTCGGTTTGATGGGTATGACACGTCGTCTGAGCACATACGGCTGGGATACTGGCTGGTGGGAACTGAACTTCGTATCCACAATCGGGGCATTCCTGATGGGTGTCGGGTTCCTGTTCCAAGTTGCACAAATCGCAGACGGTATTCGCAAATATAAAACACTCAAAGCTTCCGCCGATCCATGGGATGGTCGTACGCTCGAGTGGTCGATTCCTTCACCAGCTCCTGAATATAACTTTGCTATTACACCGCGCGGAGATGATATTGATGAGTGGTGGGAAGAGAAAGAACGTCGTGCCAAAGGCATCTATCCGCCTGAGCAACCGCTTGAGCCGATTCATATGCCGAAGAACTCTGCAATTCCGTTCATCATGTCTTCCTTCTGGTTCGTTGCCGGTTTCGGCTTCGTATTCGGCTGGCTGTGGATGGCGATTCTCGGACTTGCTGGCGTAGGCATATGCATGATCGCCCGTTCATTCTCTTACGATACGGATTATTACATTCCGGTCGACGAAATTAAGCGTACCGAAGCGTCGTTAAGGGGGTCGGTATAG
- the cyoA gene encoding ubiquinol oxidase subunit II encodes MNKKPRSLIRIIIPVVLTLVTIALIVWPMLAGGQYVVLDPKGPIGASQRDLIVISTILCAVIIVPVLILSAVIVWRYRDKPDNKAAYEPNWSHSTKAEAIWWTVPIIIIGLLAIVTVRYTYDLEPSKPLAHEKAPITIQVSSLDWKWLFMYPEQGIATVNTLNIPADRPVKFELTADSPMNSFWIPQLGGQIYTMSGMAMTLYLQADHEGKYWGSGANFTGEHFGEMRFDVNATSDEDFDKWVAEVKQSSQELTTEGYNALAEPGTSNVAYYSAFPEGLFQNIVTKYVVDGQSAHSKHGTSSEASGAIQNATDTSNQDEDKSAN; translated from the coding sequence ATGAACAAGAAACCTAGGTCGCTAATCCGGATTATCATTCCGGTTGTCCTGACGTTGGTTACAATTGCATTGATTGTCTGGCCAATGCTGGCAGGCGGGCAGTACGTTGTTCTGGATCCGAAGGGGCCAATTGGCGCTTCGCAGAGAGATTTGATTGTCATCTCGACAATTTTGTGTGCTGTCATCATTGTGCCAGTACTCATTTTGTCTGCCGTAATCGTATGGCGTTACCGCGACAAGCCGGATAACAAAGCTGCTTATGAGCCTAACTGGTCTCATAGTACGAAGGCGGAGGCAATCTGGTGGACGGTTCCAATTATCATTATTGGACTGCTTGCCATTGTTACTGTTCGTTACACGTATGATCTGGAGCCTTCGAAGCCGTTAGCTCACGAGAAAGCACCAATTACGATCCAAGTGTCTTCACTGGATTGGAAATGGCTGTTTATGTATCCTGAGCAAGGGATTGCAACGGTCAACACGCTGAATATTCCGGCAGACCGGCCCGTGAAATTTGAACTCACTGCGGATTCACCGATGAACTCATTCTGGATTCCGCAACTTGGAGGACAGATTTATACGATGTCGGGTATGGCGATGACCTTGTATCTGCAGGCAGATCATGAAGGTAAGTACTGGGGTTCAGGCGCTAACTTCACAGGTGAGCATTTTGGAGAAATGCGTTTTGATGTGAATGCTACATCGGACGAAGATTTTGACAAATGGGTAGCTGAAGTGAAACAAAGTTCCCAGGAATTGACTACAGAAGGTTACAATGCACTGGCTGAGCCAGGAACAAGCAATGTTGCTTATTATTCTGCCTTCCCAGAAGGATTGTTCCAAAATATTGTGACCAAGTATGTAGTAGATGGTCAAAGTGCTCACAGTAAGCATGGAACTTCAAGCGAAGCTTCTGGAGCCATTCAAAATGCAACTGATACGTCCAATCAAGACGAGGACAAGAGTGCTAACTAA
- a CDS encoding GH1 family beta-glucosidase: protein MTIFKFPQDFRWGTATASYQIEGAAQEGGRGVSIWDTFARTPGKVYNGDNGDVACDSYHRYEEDIELMKKLGINTYRFSIAWPRIIPDGDGEINREGLDFYHRFVDALIEAGIEPFLTLYHWDLPQTLEDDGGWGNRRTVDAFVKYAEVIFKEFSGKINFWLTFNEPWCIAFLSNLLGIHAPGNKDLQTSINVAHGLLVAHGKAVQSFRRLGTTGQIGIAPNVCWAEPYSKSPEDQAACDRSIALNTDWFLDPIYKGSYPQFMVDWFAEAGATVPIQEGDMEIISQPIDLLGINYYTMGINRFNPEAGALQSEEVDMGLTKTDIGWPVESRGLYEFMHYLQKYGNVDVYITENGACINDDLENGKINDDRRIAYYEQHLAQIHRIINDGINLKGYMAWSLMDNFEWAEGYRMRFGLVHMDYRSLVRTPKESYYWYQNVIKNNWLETRNEHNPQ, encoded by the coding sequence ATGACCATTTTTAAATTTCCGCAAGATTTTCGCTGGGGTACAGCAACAGCTTCCTATCAAATAGAAGGAGCGGCACAGGAAGGTGGACGTGGAGTATCCATCTGGGATACGTTTGCACGCACTCCTGGCAAAGTATATAACGGAGATAATGGAGATGTCGCGTGTGATAGTTACCATCGGTATGAGGAAGACATCGAACTGATGAAGAAACTCGGGATTAATACATACCGGTTCTCCATTGCCTGGCCGCGTATTATTCCTGACGGAGATGGTGAGATCAATCGGGAAGGTCTGGACTTCTACCATCGCTTCGTGGATGCATTGATCGAGGCTGGAATTGAACCGTTCCTCACACTGTATCATTGGGATCTTCCGCAAACGCTGGAGGATGACGGAGGCTGGGGCAACCGCAGAACTGTGGATGCTTTTGTGAAATATGCCGAAGTGATCTTCAAAGAATTCTCTGGCAAAATCAACTTCTGGCTGACATTCAACGAACCATGGTGCATCGCGTTCCTGTCAAACCTTCTCGGGATTCATGCGCCAGGAAACAAAGACCTGCAGACGTCAATCAATGTGGCTCATGGATTGCTGGTCGCTCACGGTAAAGCCGTTCAATCCTTCCGTCGTTTGGGTACAACCGGACAGATCGGTATTGCTCCGAACGTATGCTGGGCAGAGCCGTACAGCAAATCTCCTGAGGACCAGGCTGCGTGTGATCGATCAATCGCGCTCAATACCGATTGGTTCCTAGACCCGATCTACAAAGGCTCCTATCCGCAATTTATGGTGGACTGGTTCGCAGAAGCGGGAGCTACGGTGCCAATTCAGGAAGGCGATATGGAGATCATCTCGCAACCGATCGATTTGCTCGGCATTAACTACTATACGATGGGAATCAATCGCTTCAACCCGGAAGCAGGCGCTCTGCAATCGGAAGAAGTCGATATGGGATTGACCAAAACCGATATTGGCTGGCCGGTGGAATCACGCGGTTTGTATGAATTCATGCACTACTTGCAGAAATACGGCAATGTGGATGTATATATCACGGAGAATGGTGCCTGCATCAATGATGATCTGGAGAATGGCAAAATTAATGATGATCGCCGGATTGCATATTATGAACAGCACTTGGCTCAGATTCACCGCATCATTAATGATGGCATTAACCTGAAAGGATACATGGCGTGGTCATTGATGGATAATTTCGAATGGGCAGAAGGCTACCGGATGCGTTTCGGTCTCGTTCATATGGATTATCGTTCACTTGTGAGAACGCCGAAGGAGAGCTATTACTGGTATCAGAATGTCATTAAGAATAATTGGCTGGAAACACGGAACGAACATAATCCCCAGTAG